The Rhizobium brockwellii genome window below encodes:
- a CDS encoding polysaccharide biosynthesis protein codes for MLENTPTETPRSGWFLMPLQALVAPLLAMPRVAKRALALLVDSSFCVLTIWLAYCFRLNEWTVLTGVQWLPVVVSLCMALPIFIVMGMYRAIFRYANMAAFITVLKAIAIYGFAFMTIFTALSVPGVPRTVGILQPFLLLIAIGLSRLSIRYWLGDAYQRILHKNMLAKVLIYGAGTAGRQLAGALINSAELNVVGYLDDDPRLKGGVMGGLPIYDPSDLPVLAESLGVHNVLLALPSASRQRRNEILEHIRKARVNVRTLPDLTALAQGRIAVSDIRELEIEDLLGREAVAPRQELLDKAMRNKVVMVTGAGGSIGGELCRQILRNEPSSLILIDQNEFALYNIHAELQKLAELYKHENTQIVPILCSVRDQDRMEHVMQSWRPQTLYHAAAYKHVPLVEHNAVEGIKNNVMGTLVAARAANKCGVSNFVLISTDKAVRPTNVMGASKRLAEMVLQALAAESATDRMRTNFCMVRFGNVLGSSGSVVPLFRQQIKEGGPVTLTHPDITRYFMTISEASQLVIQAGAMADGGDVFLLDMGEPVRIADLARKMVELSGLAVRDENNPEGDIELSVTGLRPGEKLYEELLIGDNPETTEHPRIMKAREDFLFWSELSKKLSSLNAVLDRNDMVAARAMLAELVSGYSSTGEVSDLAFSGAEPIRLPQPIQSTLLSLQAQGVPDVSSGRPAQSACCRDPHK; via the coding sequence ATGCTTGAAAATACGCCCACTGAGACGCCGCGCTCGGGATGGTTCTTGATGCCGCTGCAAGCGCTCGTCGCCCCTCTGCTGGCAATGCCGCGTGTTGCCAAACGCGCTCTGGCTTTGCTGGTGGATTCCAGCTTTTGCGTTCTGACGATCTGGCTGGCCTATTGCTTCCGTTTGAACGAATGGACGGTGCTCACTGGTGTCCAGTGGTTGCCGGTCGTCGTTTCACTGTGCATGGCCCTTCCCATCTTCATCGTCATGGGCATGTACCGGGCGATCTTCCGTTATGCCAATATGGCTGCTTTCATTACTGTTCTGAAGGCCATTGCGATCTACGGCTTCGCCTTCATGACGATATTTACTGCCCTCAGCGTCCCCGGTGTTCCCAGAACCGTCGGTATCCTCCAGCCCTTCCTGCTGTTGATTGCGATCGGGCTGTCGAGGTTGAGTATCCGCTACTGGCTCGGGGACGCCTACCAGCGCATCCTTCACAAGAATATGCTCGCCAAGGTGCTGATCTATGGGGCAGGGACGGCCGGGCGGCAGCTGGCCGGTGCCTTGATAAACAGTGCCGAACTCAATGTCGTCGGCTATCTGGATGATGATCCGCGTCTCAAGGGCGGCGTCATGGGTGGTTTGCCGATCTACGACCCCTCGGATCTTCCGGTGCTTGCAGAATCTCTCGGCGTGCACAACGTGCTTCTTGCTCTTCCCTCCGCATCGCGGCAGCGTCGTAATGAAATCCTGGAGCACATCCGTAAAGCCAGGGTCAATGTTCGCACGCTGCCGGATCTCACGGCCCTGGCTCAGGGACGCATTGCCGTCTCCGACATCAGAGAGCTGGAGATCGAAGATCTGCTGGGGAGGGAAGCGGTCGCGCCACGGCAGGAGTTGCTCGACAAGGCGATGCGCAACAAGGTGGTTATGGTCACGGGTGCTGGTGGCTCGATCGGCGGCGAGTTATGCCGCCAGATTCTGCGCAACGAGCCTTCGAGCCTGATCCTCATCGATCAGAACGAGTTTGCGCTTTATAATATTCATGCCGAATTGCAGAAGCTGGCCGAACTGTACAAACACGAAAATACGCAGATCGTCCCGATTCTCTGTTCTGTCCGCGATCAGGATCGCATGGAACATGTCATGCAGAGCTGGCGACCTCAGACGCTCTATCATGCGGCCGCTTACAAGCATGTTCCCCTTGTCGAACATAATGCCGTGGAAGGCATCAAGAACAATGTGATGGGTACGCTGGTCGCGGCACGCGCGGCGAATAAATGCGGCGTCTCGAATTTCGTGCTGATCAGTACAGACAAGGCCGTGCGTCCGACAAATGTGATGGGCGCCAGCAAGAGGTTGGCAGAGATGGTTCTGCAGGCGCTCGCAGCAGAATCGGCGACTGACAGAATGCGAACGAATTTTTGCATGGTCCGTTTCGGAAACGTCCTCGGCTCCTCCGGATCCGTCGTGCCGCTTTTCAGGCAGCAGATCAAGGAAGGCGGCCCTGTTACGCTGACACATCCTGACATAACCCGCTATTTCATGACCATTTCGGAAGCCTCGCAGCTCGTCATACAGGCCGGCGCGATGGCCGACGGCGGCGACGTTTTCTTGCTCGACATGGGGGAACCCGTTCGCATCGCCGATCTCGCCCGCAAGATGGTTGAGCTTTCCGGGCTGGCTGTCCGTGATGAGAACAATCCCGAAGGCGATATCGAGCTGTCCGTTACCGGTCTTCGGCCCGGCGAGAAGCTCTACGAAGAACTTTTGATCGGCGACAACCCAGAAACAACCGAACATCCTCGCATTATGAAGGCGCGCGAGGATTTCCTCTTCTGGTCGGAGCTTTCGAAAAAGCTCAGCTCGCTCAATGCGGTATTGGATCGGAACGATATGGTCGCGGCACGTGCGATGTTGGCCGAACTCGTCTCCGGCTATTCCTCAACAGGTGAGGTCTCGGATCTGGCTTTCAGCGGCGCCGAGCCAATACGGCTGCCTCAGCCAATTCAAAGCACGTTGTTGAGTCTGCAGGCTCAAGGGGTGCCAGACGTCAGCTCCGGACGACCGGCGCAAAGCGCGTGCTGCCGCGATCCGCACAAATAA